A genomic segment from Lagenorhynchus albirostris chromosome X, mLagAlb1.1, whole genome shotgun sequence encodes:
- the LOC132513243 gene encoding LOW QUALITY PROTEIN: eukaryotic translation initiation factor 4B-like (The sequence of the model RefSeq protein was modified relative to this genomic sequence to represent the inferred CDS: substituted 1 base at 1 genomic stop codon), which produces MAASAKKKNKKGKTISLTDFLAEDGGTGEGSTYVPKPVSWADETDELEGDVSTTWHSNDDDVYRAPPIDRSILPTAPQAAQEPNIDQSHLPKSPPYTAFLGNLPYDVTEDSIKEFFKGLNISAVRLPREPSNPERLKGFGYAEFEDLDSLFSALSLNEESLGNRRIRVDVADQAQDKDRDDRSFGRDRNRDSDKTDTDWRAHPVTDSFDDYPPRRGDDSFGDKYPDHYDSDRYRDEYQDSYRDGPCRDMDLYGGRDRYDDRGSRDYDRGYDSRIGSGRRAFGSGYHREDDYRGGGDHYEDRYDRRDDRSWSSRDDYSRDDYRPDDRSPRQRPKLNLKPRSTPEENDSAASTSQSSRAASIFGGAKPVDTAAREREVXEWLQKEPEKLQSQLDEPKLERWPREKHPSWRSEETQERERSRTGSESSQMGTSATSSRNARRRESEKSLENETPNKEEDCQSPTSKPPKPEQPLKVMPAPPPKENAWVKRNSNPPAQSQNSDTEQQFPTSGGGKVIPAQPSEEGPVRKDENKVDGLSAPKGQSGNSSRGPGDGGNKDHWKESDRKDGKKDQDSRSAPETKKAEENPASKFSSASKYAALAVDGEDENEGEDYTK; this is translated from the coding sequence aTGGCGGCCTCagcaaaaaagaagaataagaagGGGAAGACTATCTCCCTAACGGACTTCCTGGCTGAGGATGGAGGGACTGGTGAAGGAAGCACCTATGTCCCCAAACCAGTCAGCTGGGCTGATGAAACAGATGAGCTAGAAGGAGATGTTTCAACCACTTGGCATAGTAATGATGATGACGTGTATAGGGCACCTCCAATTGACCGTTCCATCCTGCCCACTGCTCCACAGGCTGCTCAGGAACCCAATATCGACCAGAGCCATCTTCCCAAATCACCACCCTACACTGCTTTTCTAGGGAACCTGCCCTATGATGTGACAGAAGACTCCATTAAGGAATTCTTTAAAGGATTAAATATCAGTGCAGTGCGTTTACCACGTGAACCCAGCAATCCTGAGAGGTTGAAAGGTTTTGGTTATGCTGAGTTTGAGGACCTGGATTCCTTGTTCAGTGCCCTGAGCCTCAATGAAGAGTCTCTAGGTAACAGGAGAATTAGAGTGGACGTTGCTGATCAAGCACAGGATAAAGACAGGGATGATCGTTCTTTTGGCCGAGATAGAAATCGGGATTCTGACAAAACAGATACAGACTGGAGGGCCCATCCTGTTACAGACAGCTTTGATGACTACCCACCTAGAAGAGGTGATGATAGCTTTGGAGACAAGTATCCAGATCATTATGATTCAGACCGATATCGTGATGAGTATCAGGACAGTTACCGTGATGGCCCATGCCGGGACATGGATCTCTACGGGGGCCGAGATCGCTATGATGACCGAGGCAGCAGAGACTATGATAGAGGCTACGATTCCAGGATAGGCAGTGGCAGAAGAGCATTTGGTAGTGGGTACCATAGGGAGGACGACTACAGAGGAGGCGGGGACCACTATGAAGACAGATATGACAGACGAGATGACCGGTCATGGAGCTCCAGAGACGATTACTCTCGGGATGATTATAGGCCTGATGATAGAAGTCCCCGCCAAAGACCCAAACTGAACCTAAAGCCTCGGAGTACTCCTGAGGAAAATGATTCCGCTGCTAGCACGTCCCAGTCCAGTCGAGCAGCCTCTATCTTTGGAGGGGCAAAGCCTGTTGACACAGCTGCTAGAGAACGAGAAGTATAAGAGTGGCTACAGAAGGAACCGGAGAAACTGCAGAGTCAGCTGGATGAGCCAAAACTAGAACGATGGCCTCGGGAGAAACACCCAAGCTGGCGAAGTGAAGAAACTCAGGAACGGGAACGATCGAGGACAGGAAGTGAGTCATCACAAATGGGGACCTCAGCCACATCTAGCAGAAATGCACgaaggagagagagtgagaagtcTCTAGAAAATGAAACACCCAATAAAGAGGAAGACTGTCAGTCTCCAACTTCTAAGCCTCCCAAACCTGAACAGCCTCTAAAGGTAATGCCAGCCCCTCCACCAAAGGAGAATGCTTGGGTGAAGCGAAATTCTAACCCTCCTGCTCAATCTCAGAACTCAGACACAGAGCAGCAGTTCCCTACAAGTGGTGGAGGGAAAGTAATTCCAGCTCAACCATCTGAGGAAGGACCAGTaaggaaagatgaaaataaagtagATGGGCTGAGTGCCCCAAAAGGCCAAAGTGGAAATTCCAGCCGTGGTCCAGGAGATGGAGGGAACAAAGACCACTGGAAGGAGTCAGATAGGAAAGATGGCAAAAAGGATCAAGACTCCAGATCTGCACCTGAGACAAAGAAAGCGGAAGAAAATCCAGCCTCTAAGTTCAGTTCTGCAAGCAAGTATGCTGCTCTTGCCGTTGATGGTGAAGATGAAAATGAGGGAGAAGATTACACCAAATAG